One segment of Bacillus alkalisoli DNA contains the following:
- a CDS encoding YtrH family sporulation protein: MEVKDPFIATLLLSFFISLGVLIGGALIGGFAAFLVGDAPLNRMARLASSLKIWAIVAAIGGTFDTFYNFEKGLFGGETKFLVKQILLIITATGGAQLGALIINWLTQQENL, encoded by the coding sequence ATGGAAGTAAAAGATCCATTTATTGCTACACTACTGTTAAGTTTTTTTATTTCATTAGGTGTTTTAATTGGCGGGGCATTAATTGGGGGATTCGCTGCTTTCTTAGTTGGAGATGCCCCACTTAATCGAATGGCTAGGTTAGCTTCTTCATTAAAAATTTGGGCAATTGTTGCTGCGATTGGTGGAACATTTGACACTTTTTACAACTTTGAAAAAGGCTTATTTGGTGGAGAAACCAAGTTTTTAGTAAAACAAATATTGCTTATCATTACAGCAACAGGTGGTGCACAATTAGGTGCATTAATTATAAATTGGTTAACACAGCAGGAGAACTTGTAA
- a CDS encoding NAD(P)-dependent malic enzyme gives MVSLKEEALHMHKVHQGKLETISKVPVRNAKDLSLAYSPGVAEPCKAIYDDKNKVYDYTMKGNMVAVVSDGTAVLGLGNIGPEAALPVMEGKAVLFKSFAGVDAFPICLNTTDVEKIIETVKLLEPNFGGVNLEDIAAPNCFVIEERLKKETNIPIFHDDQHGTAIVTVAGLVNALKISGKTMSEIKVVANGAGAAGIAIIKLLYRYGVRDIIMCDSRGAIYEGRPTGMNSVKAEVAAYTNRNRQEGTLADVIKDADVFIGVSVEGALTQDMVRSMNDNPIIFAMANPVPEIMPEDAKAAGASVIGTGRSDFPNQVNNVLAFPGIFRGALDVRATHINEQMKIAAVEAIASLVSDEELKSDYVIPAPFDPRVAPAVASAVAKAAMETGVARLQVDPEEVAERTRREASIGKGE, from the coding sequence ATGGTATCACTAAAAGAAGAAGCATTACACATGCATAAAGTACATCAAGGAAAACTAGAAACAATATCAAAAGTGCCAGTAAGAAATGCAAAAGATTTAAGTTTAGCATATTCACCTGGAGTAGCAGAACCTTGTAAAGCCATTTATGACGATAAAAATAAAGTGTATGACTATACGATGAAAGGCAATATGGTAGCAGTAGTTTCTGATGGTACAGCTGTTTTAGGATTAGGTAACATCGGACCAGAAGCTGCATTGCCTGTTATGGAAGGTAAAGCAGTACTTTTCAAAAGTTTTGCTGGCGTAGATGCTTTTCCTATTTGTTTAAATACAACAGATGTAGAAAAGATAATTGAAACAGTTAAATTACTAGAGCCGAACTTCGGGGGAGTAAACCTTGAAGATATCGCTGCACCAAACTGCTTTGTCATTGAAGAGCGACTAAAAAAAGAGACAAATATCCCTATTTTCCATGATGATCAACATGGTACAGCAATCGTTACAGTAGCAGGTCTAGTAAATGCACTAAAAATTAGTGGCAAAACGATGTCTGAAATTAAAGTAGTTGCTAACGGTGCAGGAGCGGCAGGTATTGCCATCATAAAATTATTATACCGCTACGGTGTTCGCGATATTATTATGTGTGATTCTAGAGGTGCAATTTATGAAGGTCGCCCAACTGGGATGAATAGTGTTAAGGCCGAAGTGGCTGCATATACGAATCGTAACCGTCAAGAAGGCACTTTAGCTGATGTTATAAAGGATGCGGATGTTTTTATAGGAGTTTCTGTTGAAGGTGCACTTACACAAGATATGGTAAGAAGCATGAATGATAACCCAATTATTTTCGCAATGGCGAACCCAGTTCCAGAAATAATGCCAGAAGATGCAAAGGCTGCTGGGGCAAGTGTTATCGGTACAGGGCGTTCAGACTTCCCTAACCAAGTAAACAATGTATTAGCTTTTCCAGGAATTTTTAGAGGTGCCCTAGATGTTCGTGCTACACATATTAATGAACAAATGAAAATTGCTGCAGTAGAAGCAATTGCAAGTCTTGTTTCAGACGAAGAACTAAAATCAGACTATGTAATTCCTGCACCTTTCGACCCGCGTGTAGCTCCAGCTGTTGCATCTGCTGTAGCGAAAGCAGCAATGGAGACTGGTGTTGCTCGTCTGCAAGTAGATCCAGAAGAAGTTGCCGAGAGAACGAGACGAGAAGCTAGTATTGGAAAAGGTGAATAA
- the dnaE gene encoding DNA polymerase III subunit alpha produces the protein MSYVPLHIMSCYSLLNSSVRIDRLIQRAKQEGFEAIAITDENVMYGAVDFYKACKEKGIKPIIGITLSVIEDIDETSSSQLLLLAEDYQGYVNLMKLSSIVQTKSKNGVPKKWLKHYAKGLFAILPATTCELIHVLDEKETFLQRTKFYFDVFTKEKVYLGMERHSQEAHHITEKLLVRYSFQTVALNKVHYLQKEDVFSYECLKAIKRGEPLEDFPKDAPFYLKSSDEMYETFSDCLEALENTILLSRNCNVEIKFNQRLLPKYPIENDMSAEIFLEELCVQGLNKRVKNVNNHYKNRLQYELNVIRKTGFSDYFLIVWDFMLFARQNNILTGPGRGSAAGSLVAYCLYITNVDPIQHNLLFERFLNPERVSMPDIDIDFQDNRRDEVIHYVTNKYGSLHVAQIITFGTLAAKASWRDVSKALRLSVKEIDGISKLIPSKPGTTLESAFTEVDAFRRAVTETKERQRAFEVAKQLEGIPRHTSTHAAGVIISENPLTELIPIQQSTQETYLTQYPMETLENIGLLKMDFLGLRNLTIIQTIKSLVQKADLKIEEPIPPNDEATFALLSEGDTSGIFQLESPGMRKVLLNLKPNSLEDIVAVNALYRPGPMEQIPLFIERKHGVKPIEYPHEDLIPILKNTYGVIVYQEQIMQIASALAGFSLGEADLLRRAVGKKKKEVLAEERQHFVKGCLKNGYDEKTANHIYDLIVRFADYGFNRSHAVAYSMIAYELAYLKANFPIQFMSAFMSSIIGNEQKISQYVNEAKRKGIRVLPPSINKSAFSFLTDKDGIRFSLLAIKGVGRQIVRYIVEERKKQPYTDLFDLSVRTSSKLNRRLLEQLIYAGALDEFNEDRATLLASIDVAMQHAELVTPTTDEDQMGLMLEVEFDIKPKYVKVEPMPLIQKLELEKEALGFYLSNHPVEMLESYFKLAGTTNIENALFSKGYVKLGVLIVGGRTIRTKKGEQMAFLTLSDQSGDLEAVVFPDVFSRFTTQFKQGEIVLLEGKIESRNEKDQLIVKNILSSNQIIQQYEHLRGKVFLKIDEAKQSSTILQDLKSVLNKNRGPVEVYVHYVKNKKTIRLPEEDFIMPTDKCLQHLEQLLGTQNVVFKKDVPLQ, from the coding sequence ATGAGTTACGTTCCTTTACATATAATGAGTTGTTACAGTTTGTTAAATAGTTCTGTTAGAATTGACAGGCTTATTCAACGAGCCAAACAAGAGGGTTTTGAAGCAATTGCAATAACAGACGAAAACGTTATGTATGGAGCCGTGGACTTTTATAAAGCATGTAAAGAAAAAGGAATAAAGCCAATTATCGGCATAACTTTATCTGTAATAGAAGACATAGATGAAACATCTAGTAGTCAATTGTTATTGTTAGCTGAAGACTATCAAGGCTATGTTAACTTAATGAAACTATCTAGTATTGTACAAACGAAATCGAAAAATGGTGTACCAAAAAAATGGCTAAAGCACTATGCAAAAGGACTTTTCGCTATTTTGCCAGCAACAACGTGTGAATTAATTCATGTACTAGATGAAAAAGAAACATTTTTACAACGAACGAAATTTTACTTTGACGTTTTCACAAAAGAAAAAGTTTATTTAGGGATGGAAAGACACTCTCAAGAAGCCCATCACATAACCGAAAAGTTGTTAGTAAGATATTCATTTCAAACAGTTGCTTTAAATAAAGTACATTATTTACAAAAAGAAGATGTTTTTAGTTATGAATGTTTAAAGGCTATTAAACGAGGAGAGCCTTTGGAGGATTTTCCAAAAGATGCTCCGTTTTATTTAAAGAGTAGCGATGAGATGTATGAGACATTTTCAGATTGCTTAGAGGCTTTAGAAAATACAATTTTACTAAGTAGAAATTGTAATGTTGAAATAAAGTTTAATCAACGATTATTACCTAAATATCCTATTGAAAACGATATGTCGGCAGAAATTTTCCTTGAGGAACTTTGTGTACAAGGGCTAAATAAACGAGTGAAAAATGTCAATAACCATTACAAAAATAGATTGCAATACGAGCTTAATGTTATTAGAAAAACTGGGTTTAGTGATTATTTTTTAATTGTTTGGGATTTTATGTTGTTTGCAAGACAAAATAACATATTAACAGGGCCTGGACGTGGTTCTGCTGCTGGATCATTAGTAGCTTATTGCTTATATATTACGAATGTAGACCCAATACAACATAATTTACTTTTTGAAAGATTTTTAAATCCAGAGCGCGTTTCTATGCCAGATATTGATATCGACTTTCAAGATAATCGAAGAGATGAAGTGATTCATTATGTCACAAATAAGTACGGTTCGCTGCATGTAGCGCAAATTATTACGTTTGGAACACTTGCAGCCAAAGCTTCTTGGAGAGATGTGTCAAAAGCTTTACGTTTATCTGTAAAAGAAATCGATGGGATTTCTAAGCTTATCCCTTCGAAACCTGGAACAACATTAGAAAGTGCTTTTACAGAAGTGGATGCTTTTAGGAGAGCGGTTACAGAAACGAAAGAGCGACAGCGAGCATTTGAGGTTGCAAAACAACTAGAAGGTATACCTAGACATACATCTACACATGCAGCAGGTGTCATCATTAGTGAAAACCCTTTAACGGAACTTATTCCGATCCAACAAAGTACACAAGAAACGTATTTAACACAATATCCTATGGAAACATTAGAAAATATCGGCTTACTGAAAATGGATTTTTTAGGATTGCGGAATTTAACAATCATTCAAACGATTAAGTCCCTTGTTCAAAAAGCAGACCTAAAAATAGAAGAACCTATTCCACCAAACGATGAAGCAACTTTTGCTTTGCTGTCTGAAGGGGATACATCCGGCATATTCCAGTTAGAATCTCCTGGTATGAGGAAAGTGTTATTGAACTTAAAGCCAAATTCATTAGAAGATATTGTAGCTGTTAATGCGTTGTATAGACCGGGTCCGATGGAACAAATACCTTTGTTTATCGAGCGAAAACATGGTGTAAAACCAATTGAGTATCCACATGAAGATCTAATACCGATATTAAAAAATACTTACGGCGTTATCGTTTATCAAGAGCAAATTATGCAAATAGCTTCAGCGCTTGCTGGTTTTTCATTAGGAGAAGCAGATTTGCTAAGACGAGCCGTTGGAAAGAAGAAAAAAGAAGTACTGGCAGAAGAAAGGCAACATTTTGTGAAAGGTTGCTTGAAGAACGGATATGACGAAAAAACTGCCAACCATATTTATGACCTTATCGTTCGGTTTGCTGACTATGGATTTAACCGCTCACATGCTGTCGCCTACAGCATGATTGCATATGAATTAGCATACTTGAAAGCGAATTTTCCGATTCAATTTATGAGTGCATTCATGTCTAGCATAATCGGAAATGAGCAAAAAATAAGTCAATATGTCAATGAAGCAAAAAGAAAAGGAATTCGTGTTTTACCACCATCTATTAACAAAAGCGCTTTTAGTTTCCTAACAGACAAAGATGGTATCAGGTTTAGCCTTCTAGCAATAAAAGGCGTAGGTAGACAAATAGTAAGATATATCGTAGAGGAACGTAAAAAACAGCCTTACACAGACTTGTTCGATCTAAGTGTGCGAACATCCTCCAAGTTGAATAGAAGGTTACTAGAGCAATTAATATACGCAGGTGCGCTAGATGAATTTAATGAGGATAGAGCAACGCTGTTAGCAAGTATTGATGTAGCGATGCAACATGCAGAATTAGTTACACCAACAACAGATGAAGATCAAATGGGGTTAATGCTAGAAGTTGAATTCGATATTAAACCGAAGTATGTAAAAGTAGAACCTATGCCACTAATACAGAAGTTAGAATTAGAAAAAGAAGCATTAGGATTTTATTTATCTAACCACCCTGTCGAAATGTTAGAAAGTTATTTTAAATTAGCTGGTACAACAAATATTGAAAATGCTCTGTTTTCTAAAGGGTATGTTAAGTTAGGTGTTTTAATTGTAGGTGGTAGGACGATTCGAACGAAAAAAGGGGAACAGATGGCATTTTTAACTTTAAGTGACCAATCAGGTGATTTAGAAGCCGTAGTGTTTCCTGATGTTTTTTCTCGCTTCACTACACAATTCAAGCAGGGAGAAATAGTTTTGCTCGAGGGTAAAATAGAGTCAAGGAACGAAAAAGATCAATTAATCGTTAAAAATATACTTTCTTCTAATCAAATAATACAACAATACGAGCATTTAAGAGGAAAAGTCTTTTTAAAAATTGATGAAGCAAAACAATCGAGTACCATTTTGCAAGATTTAAAAAGTGTTCTAAACAAGAATCGTGGTCCAGTGGAAGTATACGTACATTATGTAAAGAATAAAAAAACAATCCGACTTCCTGAAGAAGATTTTATCATGCCAACAGATAAATGTTTACAACATTTAGAACAGTTACTAGGGACCCAAAATGTCGTATTTAAGAAAGATGTACCTTTACAATAA